A portion of the Mytilus galloprovincialis chromosome 12, xbMytGall1.hap1.1, whole genome shotgun sequence genome contains these proteins:
- the LOC143054585 gene encoding uncharacterized protein LOC143054585: protein MKNVRLFNLVLTTLFILCDAVADSDTRVTYAVNGTDILNCTADKQSKIYIDSVDFNSSLCNITDTAFIRHFRNICNGKTVCGFSTMNEISDLNISCSINGTDSNLPDVYYHCVRNGMWSNWSDYSICSVTCGGGIQTRSRMCSNPAPNENGQNCSGNNVDERNCNTQNCSNPFTKHYLEEETAYLKCSIEFNEIIKIATIKYEKGTCSHNDLYGIGNLCDGRTKCAFNVTNSNVGSSCGANGTASLGITYNCIRNGGWSDWKNTTYCPVNCGGALQNVTRTCTNPTPNELGASCFGTSFNEQICNDNACPLIGTVCIDNGNVVTCNNGYIQMRRAWWKASNGCGEPGSTSNYDVVREMKEICNERKSCTFTAKDSTFKLSCRHQFKTCSELEYQYICKQAKWNTWTEWSSCSKSCGTGEQVRTRNCLNQLNTTDGYFIDCEGSSEESRVCNTIQCPYCNGNTLPNHMPSNRQLKKDVSTNSEMMTDVYKIECCGTINAFQFIPLNTGDVKFIVWRRMTEHTYKAIKKNTISVTAQNIGKYVQHNLTKYERIAVVHDDIVGWYDGGKNTIGYYDCSHKNETCLAYSLLKPLVNDGDEIYTDGLPSISDKIFAWTFSTTENRPVTINISSEAVMIPDHLNVDSFVMTISILDPDYGDYIQDFKLDYQNEYFYLDTQRRSVHVKKALPHLVGHSNATLNFTCIVQDSCFNLANITITIISFNVRLFYVY from the exons ATGAAGAATGTTAGACTTTTTAATCTCGTCCTGACGACTTTATTTATATTGTGTGATGCAGTCGCAG ACAGTGATACTCGAGTGACATATGCGGTCAATGGTACTGACATTCTGAATTGTACGGCTGATAAACAGTCGAAGATATATATTGACTCAGTCGATTTTAACTCATCATTGTGCAACATTACTGATACAGCATTTATACGGCACTTCAGAAATATATGCAATGGTAAAACCGTGTGTGGATTTAGTACTATGAATGAAATCAGCGACCTTAACATTTCATGTTCTATAAATGGGACGGACAGTAATCTACCTGACGTTTACTATCACTGTGTTC GTAATGGCATGTGGTCAAATTGGAGTGACTATTCCATTTGTTCTGTCACGTGTGGTGGAGGTATACAAACCAGGTCCAGAATGTGTTCCAATCCAGCTCCAAATGAAAATGGTCAGAACTGTTCTGGTAACAATGTAGACGAAAGAAACTGTAACACACAAAACTGCTCTA ATCCTTTTACTAAGCATTACTTGGAGGAAGAAACAGCTTATCTAAAATGCTCAATAGAATTCAACGAAATAATAAAAATAGCAACTATCAAATATGAAAAAGGAACCTGCAGTCACAATGATTTGTATGGTATCGGGAATCTATGTGATGGAAGGACAAAATGTGCATTCAACGTGACAAACAGTAATGTCGGTAGTTCGTGTGGTGCTAATGGAACGGCATCTCTTGGAATTACGTACAATTGCATAC GAAACGGTGGATGGTCAGACTGGAAAAACACAACATATTGTCCCGTCAACTGTGGCGGTGCATTACAAAATGTAACACGTACTTGTACAAACCCGACCCCTAATGAGCTAGGAGCCTCGTGTTTTGGGACCAGTTTTAATGAGCAAATATGTAATGACAATGCTTGTCCTT tgataGGAACCGTATGTATTGATAATGGAAATGTAGTGACATGCAATAATGGATATATACAAATGAGACGTGCATGGTGGAAAGCAAGTAACGGATGTGGTGAACCTGGCAGCACTTCAAATTACGATGTCGTCCGAGAAATGAAAGAGATTTGCAATGAAAGAAAGTCTTGTACATTTACAGCAAAGGATAGTACTTTTAAGCTGTCATGTAGACATCAATTTAAAACATGTTCCGAATTAGaatatcaatatatatgcaaAC AAGCAAAATGGAATACGTGGACCGAGTGGTCATCTTGTTCTAAATCGTGTGGTACTGGTGAACAAGTTAGAACACGCAACTGTTTAAACCAGCTTAACACAACGGACGGTTATTTTATTGACTGTGAAGGATCGTCTGAAGAATCAAGAGTGTGCAATACTATTCAGTGCCCAT ATTGCAATGGTAATACGCTTCCTAATCACATGCCAAGTAATCGTCAACTGAAAAAGGATGTCTCTACTAATTCTG AAATGATGACAGACGTATACAAAATTGAATGTTGTGGTACAATTAATGCATTTCAATTTATTCCCTTAAATACTGGAGACGTCAAATTCATTGTTTGGAGGCGCATGACAGAACATACGTACAAAGCTATTAAGAAAAATACAATATCCGTGACAG caCAAAACATTGGGAAGTATGTTCAACACAACTTGACAAAATATGAACGCATAGCTGTAGTGCATGACGACATAGTTGGATG GTACGATGGCGGCAAAAATACCATTGGATATTATGACTGTTCTCACAAGAATGAAACCTGTCTAGCATATTCATTGCTTAAACCCCTTGTAAATGATGGCGATGAGATTTACACAGACGGCTTACCTTCTATATCTGACAAAATATTTGCATGGACTTTTTCAACAACTGAAA aCAGACCAGTTACAATTAACATATCATCTGAAGCTGTGATGATACCTGATCACTTAAACGTGGACTCATTTGTGATGACAATATCCATATTAGATCCAGACTATGGAGACTATATACAAGATTTTAAACTTGATTACCAGAACGAATATTTTTATCTTGATACACAAAGAA